CCAAGGCGTTGGTATAATTGtaattaaatggaagaaaaaattttagagCAGCAAACCAAAGAAGAcaattacatacaagggaaacatCATAagactatcagctgatttttcagcagaaactttacaacCCAGAAGAGAgaggcatgatatattcaaagtgctgattAGGAAAAATCTGCATCCAATACTCTATCTCCATctatactatatccagcaaggctataattcagaatagaaggagagataaagagtttccaagacaaataaaagctaaaggaattcatgaccattAAGCTGCtagtcctgcaagaaatattaaaggagactccttgggtggaaaggaaaaacaagtgaCGGTATGAAAGTAGGAAGtagaaaagcagtaaaaatgattatttctctaaaaaatcAGTCAAGTAACCCACAAAATAAAAGGTTGTAAAATATGACTcaatatacctaaaacatggaggggaaagaaataaagaatgggttcaaacttaaacaaccatcaacttaatatagattgcAATATGCAGAAGTTGTTATATACAAACCCAGCGGtaacaacaaattaaaaaccactAATATATATGCAAAGGATAAAGCTGAAAGGCAATCTatagaattggagaagatattttcaaatgacatatctgataaagagttagtatccaaaatatatgaagaactttacaactcaacaccccaaaaccaaataatccaattaaaaaatgggcagaaaacatgaacagacatttctccaaagaaagaatCCACGTGCAATAGGTACATGAAATGATGcttaatatcactcatcatcatcagggaaatgcaaatcaaaactataatgagatttCACCTCACAATTCTCAGCATGGCTAAAATCGATAACAcgagaaacaacaaatgttggcgagaatatggagaaaggggaaccctcttgcactgttggtgggaatgcaaatgtagcctttgtggaaaacagtatggaaattcctcaaaaagttaaaaatagaattaccctatgatccaggaattgaactgctgggtatttacccaaagaatacaagaacactaattcaaagtgatacatatacccctatgtttacagcagcattacttataatagccaaattatggaaatagcccaaggatccattgatggatgaatggataaagaagatgtggcatatatgtatatatatacacacacacacatacacacacacacaatggaatgttactcagccataaaagagaatgagatcttgccatttgcaaggttgtgtatggaactagagggtattacactaagtgcaataagtcagtcacagaacgacaaatacaatatgatttcactcatgtgtggaatttaagaaaacaaaaaaagcaaaaggaagataagagagagagagagagaaagcgaaaaacagatttttaattatagagaacaaactgatggttactagaggggaggtggctgggggatgggttaaataggcaATGGCaattaaggagtacacttataGTGATGAACTCAGGGTGATGTATGAAACCGTTGAgttactgtattgtatacctgaaactaatattacattgtatgttaactaactggaattaaaataaaaaaagaaaaaagaaaaccatgaataTTATAGCTTTACAGTCAGTAAATTGATTATATTTCTGGTAATACTATTAAGAAATTTTtgttaaatcctaaaaaaaaagtcttttttttttgtttgtctcttaaaaatccacatatgagtgcaatcatatgatacggtgtttgtctttctctgactgacttacttcacatAGCATTACAGCTTCTAGATCCATTCATATTGTCGCAAATGGcaggattcattcttttttatggctgagtaatcttTATCcaattcatctgtcaatggacacttggattactttcatatctttgctattataaataatggtgcAAAAAACAGGTGTGCCTGTAGTttttcaaaatagtgtttttgttttctctaggtaaatacccaatagtggaattactgggtcatattagaaatctatttttaatttttgaagaacctccgtactgttttccacagtggctacactaCTTTGCAATCCCACTAATGGCGCatgagggttttcttttctccacgtccttattaacacttattgtttcttgtatttttgattttagccattctgatagatgtgaggtgataatctcattgcagttttgctttccatttccctgatgatgagtgatgttgcacatcttttcatgtgtttgttggctatctgtatgttttctttgtaaaaatgtcttccattcatttttaattcaattattatttgtgtatgtgtgtgttgcaatatgttttggatattaacctcttattggaCATATGCAAATCATTAATGAAAAGTAGGATATCAATACATATACTATAGATATTGAAAATATGATAAAGTGAATATTATGAACCAGTTTAATTGCTAATAGATCTAAGAATTTATGTGAGTGGACCAATTTCtctaaaaacacaattttttcaAGTCCTACAGAAGAAGTAGAAGCTCTGAATTATCTAATAGGTACTAAATAacttgaattcattattttaaaaaagccctTGGGGGAAAAACCCCAAATCATATCAATTTAATAATGAATTCTTatgaatatatgaagaaataacaaccaattTTACACAATTCTTCCacagaatagaaaagagagaatgaatccCAAGTTTTTTATAAGTCTACTAAATCCTAATAATAAAACCTGATGGgagcttttacatttaaaaatcaattaatataatttacCTTATTAActactaaaatcagaaaaactaTATGATAACTCAATAGGTATAGGAACACCAGTTGATGAAATTTGCCATAATTTATGCATAAAACACTTAGCAAactaggaaaaggaaagaaactttattaatatgaaaaaattaatttacaaaaaccccttaaaatgatgaaatgaagCTAAGAAGTTCTCtgatacataaaaatcaattgtaattctatatcccaataaaaatacacatatgataacatttaaaaataatactacttAAATAGAGTTAAAGACATGAAACACAAAATGGACACAAAAACTCTATAATAaaagctgtaaaatattttttagagaaattaaaaatacctaGTTAAATGGAAGGATATAACTTGGTTAATTGGGTCACTCAGTATTGTAAAGATGCCACAGCTTTTCAATTTGATCTATAGACTCAGACACAATAAAAATCCTAGACAGTTTTGTAattgataagctgattctaaaaatttatatgaaaatacaaagaacCAAGAATAGCCAAGCACATCCTGAAGAACTGAGCTAGAAGGAACACTTATACTTCCAACCTTAGAAATATATTATAAGGTTTACAATAAAACACAGATTGTTATTGGTACAAAAGCAGAGAAATTAATCATGGAACAAAATGGAGATTTTAGAAACAGATCTACACATATACCTGGCTTATGATGAAAGTAATATGATAGTGCAGTGGGAGCACAAACGGTTATGGGCCAATGCATTTCCATATTGAAAAATGAATCTTGACCTTTATTACACATTATGCACAGAAAGCAAGTCCAGATGGATTATCATAAAGTgctaaagcttaaaaaaaaacccagattatTTTCATAAGCTCAGAGTAAAGGAAAATTTCTTAACCTAGCACAAAAATGGCaagttataaaggaaaaaaatgaatacttggatttttattaaaattaagaatttctcttCATCAAACcaacattaaaagaatgaaagtcaATCCAcaaagcagaagaagaaaaggtGCTTAACTTTATTagctatcagagaaatgcaaagaaaacctTAAATGCAATCACAACTCACCCACTAGagttataaaatgaaagaaacataaaatatcatGTGTAGTCACCATAGggagcaactggaattctcataaGCTACTATGGGAATATACAGTTTTACAACCACTTTGGGAAAGTGCTTGGAAGCATGATGCACACCCTACAACCAAACAAAACCACCTGtaagtatataataaaacaaagcaaaataaaattatttgtggtCACTAAGAGATGTGTACAAGAATACTGATAGCTACACTATTCAGAATAGTCATAAACCAGAAATTACACAAGTATCCTTCAAACGTAAAACAGATCAATAAGTTATGTATTCATACAGTGGAAAAGGATGCAACACAGGAAAAACAACATACAAATACATTATACTTGGAGAGTTAGCTCTCTAAGTATAATATTGAGTGTATTAAGTCAAGCACAGAAGAAATAGATGGTAGATTCCACTTACAAGAACAAGAGAAGGCAAAAGTAATTAGACTACTTGTGAGTCTGGGATAGTGTTGCAAAGTGGACTTGATCTGGTTGCTGTATCCTTGCATGCTGTGTACTTTTCTATATGtatgttacattttaataaaaataagccaaaatgctaaaaaatctgctttaaatttctttagaaaataagtaAGGGTCATTTTATAGTACCCATCTATATtcaatgacaaaaattaaaaatgattcatGCTTTCACATTGAGAATGCTCAATAATTTGTTCAATTAAAATCTCTATGTacagaaaaaattagaagaaaatatactgaATTTGGGTAGTAAAATTATTTACTAAGGCATCTGTCAGCATTTAATAAGATGCGCATTCAAGCATTTTACTTAACATCAACTCAACAGATATTTGCATGCATGTAGTTTGAGCCTAATCCTAATCATCTCTAACCACAGTTTGCTACCTGTACTGTTGCAAAAACTTCCCCAAGGTTCTTCTCAGTGCATTTTTAATCTCCTTGTTTTTCAGGCTGTAGATGAAGGGGTTTACTAGGGGAGTTATCACACTGTACTGTATGGAGAAGATCAGCTCCAGAGGTGAACCTGAGGTTGGCATGAGATGACGGAGGAAAGCTGAGCCATAGAAGAAGCTCACGGCAGcgaggtgggaggagcaggtggagaaggcctTGCTTCTGCCCAAGGAGGAACTGATGCTCAGAATGGTGGAGACAATGCGTGCATAGGAGAAGAATATCAGGAAGAATGTACCAAAGCCATGCAGGAGTGTGGAACAGAGCAGGACAGTGAGGTTGGTAGAGACATCAGAGCAGgacaaagggaagagggagggcagCTCACAGCTGTAGTGGGGGATGGTATGGGCCTCACAGAAATCCAGGTTCATTAGTAAGGTGATGTTAATGAGTGCATCTAGAAACCCCAGGCTCCATGAACCCCATACAAGCTGCATATACAGCTGATTATTCATCACCTGGCCATAGAGGAGTGGGTGACAGATAGCAGCATAACGATCATAGGCCATTGCTGACAGTAGGCAGACTTCTGTTCCTCCAAAGTCAAACAGAAAGAAGACTTGAGCCAAGCAGCCCTCCACTGAAATGGTTTTCCTCTGGGACAGGAGGTTCTCCAGCAACCTGGGCACTATGGCAGTAGAGAAACAAAAGTCCGTGAGAGAGAGGTGACTCAGGAAGAAGTACATAGGTGTGTGGAGGTGGGAATCTGCCTTGATGACCAACAGCATCAATAAATTTCCCAAAATAGTCAAGAGGTAAATCCCAAGGAAAAGCACAAAGAGCAGAACCTGGATGTGAGAGTCAACAGACAGCCCAAGGAGGATGAACTCTGTGATGGTGCTGTGGTTCCTCAAAGCCATTTACAGAGGATATaacctagaaataaaaataggcatAAATCTCAAACCTCTGTTGACTGCACTCAATTACCAGAAGAGGAAGGCTTGAGCCCTACTAgcttatattttgtgtttttccatattgatttttttagaacatttcttccCATACTGATACTCTGCTTCAATTCTGAATGGGTCAATTTCAGTATGATATTACCCTATAGTTGATATTCTATCTCAGAGATTGCTGAAGGAATTCACAAATTTGTTCAAACATGGACTAGACTAATTTAGTCAATTTCCTTCAGTTAAAACTGCTTAACAATGTTATCtgtaatttgcatattttaatggGATGTCTATAGTGGATGTTGCAAAACTTCTAATTTCTTCTCCATCTCTGTTTCTTACTCCCATTTAAAACCTAGCTAAGTTACTGAATGATGTTATTTTACCTTCCTTTAGCTTTTTTTACAATCACTTTCACATATATTGTCAATATCATCTTTGGGGCAAGACTAAAACATGTAATCGTGAATCTTAgtgcatgtgtgcctgtgtgtgaacatgtgtctttctttgcctttgtaTGTTGGAGGATGGAGTAGAATGAATAAGGGCAGAGCTTGCTgaatccattttacagaagagaaaactgagtaCCAGAAGTTATGTTATTTGTCCAAATTTTCAATTTGAATAGTTGGTATTTGTTTGTACTATGTAGGACTCAAAGACAAGAGGTATCTCTATCATACCATGTCTTCCAACCAAGGGTTGGCAATGAATGGCCTCCATCATTTGGCATCTATGTACCTATATAATTGTCCTATATACTACCTCTTAGCCCTAATTCAGAGGGCAAGCTAGTGTATTTTCTTCCAAGTACCTTATGGACATCCTTTCTTTCCGCCTTTGCTTGAGCATCGACTTTATCTAGAATGCCATCTCTGTAgatccaaattttatttatttttgacacttagcttaatttaaacttttaaaaaaagatcttcatTGATCATTCTCTTTCTGAATTCaccataatatttaataataggaGAACTATTTTTTATTGAGCACCATTTAAGTTCCAGGTATTCCTACTAAACTCCAGGTGCAAGTTGAAGTAAATCACTTAGTAAAGATTtttcaaataaggaaacaaaaagtgTTTGAGTATCATCCCAAATGATTCATACCATGATTCCAACTCTGAACTCTTTTATTATAaagcctgtatttttttctatactgaGTCTCAACTTTTCTGAAGAGTTTCTTAAGAATTCTTCTGTTTCTGATCTTTGGGAAAAAGCTAAGTATATCTGAAAAAGCCTAAATAGTCCAGTATTTCTCTTTCCCCTTGCTCCAAAGTTGTAAATCACTGACTTATAAATACCTGAGTAAGAATTTGGATTAGAAGGGTAAAAGCAGATCACCTACTTCAATTTTCCATCTAATACTGTAATTTCCTATATGACTTCCTTGACAAGGGGGTCTCACTGATCCCTGTTTCAAAGTTTCAAATGATAAGCCTCcctgtattacaaagctgcaaaGCACCAATACCGGCTAATTCTATTAAAAAAGcaatgatgacaaaaaaaaaaaaaaaaaaaaaaaaagaaaagaaactgacagaaaaaaaaaaaagaattcttctgTTTCTCTACAGTATGATCTAACTCATCAGCTCATAATAAGTAACTGTTCCCAGTAGGCTATCACATGAATCCCTGTTTTGCTATCATAGTTAGTGTTAGTGTGTATGTTTAGTGCAttaaagttttccatttcttgatACTGTAATTTCATGGAGGCAGTGATTGTGCTTGACTGTATTTGGCATCCAGAACACTCAGCCTAGTGAAGGGAAGTATATAGGTGGAACCCTAGTGAGTACttgttgaataaagaaataaataatgaaatgaagaGTACAGGTTGTATAGGTAACATTTTTGGTAAAGGTTCCAGACCCATAATCTTGATAAAGATTCAACATTAAAgataagtgaaagagaaaaaaatgctgtgtgtgtatgtgtgtgtgtgtgtgtaggaggaggaggaagaaaagttaAATTGTTGTAGCTATGGAGGGTCTGGTAGTGGACTTTACCCATTCTATTCacaatcttttcatttgtttatgctTCTACCATAGTTCCATAAGCCCATTATTCAGACAGCAGATATTCATAGGTGGACTGTTATAAGCCAGGCTATGCTAGGTAGGTACTGAGAAGACAACCTTTTATATACAGCTGCTTAACTATTTTATAGATActcagttttttttcctctttgattttatGTCACTCTTATCTAGCATACAGGGATTTATTCTAGTATTAGCCTTTCCCTTTGTGCCTAGTTTGAAAAATAGTCTGGGGCTACATACTTAGGTTGTGCCTCTTGAAACCTCTTGCCTGGCTTTGTAATGCCACACAAACTCTGGCCTGTCCCTTTGTGCTCAGAATCTAGCCTGTATTTTTGAGCTTTGTCCTGACACTGTAAGGTCTGACCTTGATGTTGCTCAAAGGGCTCATAATGAGTTTAATTCTGTAGAACAGCCTCCTTCTCAGTGCTGTCCTTTCTGATTATTTCCCCACGATTAATACTGAATCTTTACATACTTTCTCAGACTATGAGATTTTCTTAAATTCAGTTTCcatctcagttcttttttttttttttaatggaggtcATAAGAAGacgtacctcttttttttttttttaagattttatttatttatttgacagagagaaagagagcacaagcagcgggagcTGCaggcaaaggcaaagggagaagcaggctccctgctgagaaaggagcctgatgctgggctcaatcccaggatgctgggataatgacctgagccaaaggcagattcttaaatgactgagccactcaggtgcctcatcTCAGTTCTGGCTACTAGACTTATATGCAGCATAGATGGCTGAAATAAACTTAAATTTAGCAGAGAAGGAGAACaaactgttgaaaaaaaatttcaaggacctcttttttctctgcttttgtcaAGTCCtgttagaagaaaacaattttcctGTTCTCTACactagtaaataaaacaaaattgaaaagtcAATTGAGACCACTCTCTTAAAAACTATGAGCATTTCAGCATTTGGAATTTTCTGAATGAATTAGGCATAGTATAGCTTcatttctttcacatttattCTTTGTCTACATTGTGTGTACTTACTCATCCAGAAGGGTCACAGTGCCTTCAATTTACAATGAAATTTATGAGATATAGCCTAGATTCAGAGTAGGTAAAGAAGGGATGTCCTAGATccttaaagagagaagagagagagatcaatgCAGAAATTAGAAGTCAGCTGGGGTTTGAATTTGTATAAGAGAGTCATATATGAGCACTTGTCAAACATGTCTGCAACCTTAAGTTCTGTCTTACCTGCTTTACAAATCAGCATGAtgttgattctttaaaaagatttatttatctatttatttatctatttatgtatatatttatgagagagagagagcgagagcaagaaaGCATGGGTGTGCAAGTAGGGGAgtgcagaaagagagggaagaaagaagcagattcagcagcccaatgtggagctcgatctcagaaatcagattatgacctgaactgaaaccaaaagtcagatgtccaaccaactgaaccacccaggcccctgacttttgtttgttcatttttttttttaaagagtcatcTCATTTTATCATTGGATATTTATTCCACTGGAATGACTGAGTTTAAATGTCAAATTAGTCACAATATTAACCCCTTTAGATTAAGGAATCaggataatgatgatgatggtgatgatttgaaaagataatgcTTGATTccaagcactttatatatattaacctacttctttctctaaaaaaaaaatcccatgatgCAGCCATTTTTATCTTcccatcctttttctttcttttaaacagaTGAGAACCTGAGGCAGACAGCCAGCA
This region of Vulpes vulpes isolate BD-2025 chromosome 8, VulVul3, whole genome shotgun sequence genomic DNA includes:
- the LOC112920977 gene encoding olfactory receptor 8S1-like: MALRNHSTITEFILLGLSVDSHIQVLLFVLFLGIYLLTILGNLLMLLVIKADSHLHTPMYFFLSHLSLTDFCFSTAIVPRLLENLLSQRKTISVEGCLAQVFFLFDFGGTEVCLLSAMAYDRYAAICHPLLYGQVMNNQLYMQLVWGSWSLGFLDALINITLLMNLDFCEAHTIPHYSCELPSLFPLSCSDVSTNLTVLLCSTLLHGFGTFFLIFFSYARIVSTILSISSSLGRSKAFSTCSSHLAAVSFFYGSAFLRHLMPTSGSPLELIFSIQYSVITPLVNPFIYSLKNKEIKNALRRTLGKFLQQYR